In Luteimonas sp. MC1750, the following proteins share a genomic window:
- the rnhA gene encoding ribonuclease HI, which produces MKAIEVHTDGACLGNPGPGGWAALLRYGARERELVGGEAETTNNRMELMAAIVALETLTEDCEVTLHTDSQYVRKGITEWMRNWVRRGWKTAGGDPVKNRDLWERLHAATARHAIDWRWVKGHSGDPDNERVDVLARNEAIRFRAVAR; this is translated from the coding sequence ATGAAGGCGATCGAGGTGCACACCGACGGGGCCTGCCTGGGCAATCCCGGCCCCGGCGGCTGGGCCGCGCTGCTGCGCTACGGCGCCCGCGAGCGGGAGCTGGTCGGCGGCGAGGCCGAGACCACCAACAACCGCATGGAGCTCATGGCGGCGATCGTCGCCCTGGAAACCCTGACCGAGGACTGCGAAGTCACCCTGCACACCGACTCGCAGTACGTCCGCAAGGGCATCACCGAATGGATGCGCAACTGGGTCCGCCGCGGCTGGAAGACCGCCGGCGGCGACCCGGTGAAGAACCGTGACCTCTGGGAGCGCCTGCACGCCGCCACCGCCCGCCATGCCATCGACTGGCGCTGGGTGAAGGGGCACTCGGGCGATCCGGACAACGAGCGCGTCGATGTCCTGGCGCGCAATGAGGCCATCCGCTTCCGCGCCGTCGCGCGTTGA
- a CDS encoding protein phosphatase 2C domain-containing protein has translation MIEFGHLTHVGLRRELNEDTYYGDSELGLWLVADGMGGHEYGEVASALAREAIVRETRQGTPLSQAIRIADEEIITASRRRQDALPMGTTVVAARVNGSRFEVAWVGDSRVYLWRDGKLAQLSQDHSYVQELITQGAISIDQARSHPQRNVVTQALGVTEPQALNVETMSGELAPGMQLLLCSDGLTEEVDDRAIARVLAHGECSAQECVDGLVAAALDGGGSDNVTVVLVRRH, from the coding sequence ATGATCGAATTCGGCCATCTCACGCACGTCGGCCTGCGCCGCGAGCTCAACGAAGACACCTACTACGGTGACAGCGAACTGGGGCTGTGGCTGGTCGCCGACGGCATGGGGGGCCATGAATATGGCGAAGTGGCCAGCGCGCTCGCGCGCGAGGCGATCGTGCGCGAGACCCGGCAGGGCACGCCGCTGTCGCAGGCCATCCGCATCGCCGACGAGGAGATCATCACGGCCTCGCGTCGCCGCCAGGACGCGCTGCCGATGGGCACCACGGTGGTGGCCGCGCGGGTGAACGGAAGCCGCTTCGAGGTCGCCTGGGTCGGCGACAGCCGCGTCTACCTCTGGCGCGACGGCAAGCTGGCCCAGCTGTCCCAGGACCACAGCTACGTGCAGGAGTTGATCACCCAGGGCGCGATCAGCATCGACCAGGCGCGCAGCCATCCGCAGCGCAACGTGGTCACCCAGGCCTTGGGCGTGACGGAACCGCAGGCGCTCAACGTCGAGACCATGTCCGGCGAGCTTGCCCCCGGCATGCAGCTGCTGCTGTGCAGCGACGGCCTCACCGAGGAAGTGGACGACCGCGCGATCGCACGCGTGCTGGCGCACGGCGAATGCAGCGCACAGGAATGCGTGGACGGGCTGGTGGCCGCGGCCCTCGATGGCGGCGGCTCCGACAACGTGACCGTGGTACTGGTCCGGCGCCACTGA
- the dnaQ gene encoding DNA polymerase III subunit epsilon, which produces MRQIVLDTETTGLEWRKGNRVVEIGCVELVERRPTGRTWHHYVYPDREFEPGAQEVTGLTLDFLADKPRFAAIADEFLAFIAGAELVIHNAAFDVGFLDHELSLLDGGRTIGGCASVLDSLELARQRFPGQRNSLDALCRRLGVDNAHRQLHGALLDAQLLAEVYLALTAGQTELGLAGPSPADQAVVRLDLPRAGALAPRPRVAVLEDEVAAHLARVAAIRGRAGLALWDEPEEATRAAEIA; this is translated from the coding sequence ATGCGCCAGATCGTCCTCGACACCGAAACCACCGGCCTGGAATGGCGCAAGGGCAACCGCGTCGTGGAGATCGGCTGCGTCGAGCTGGTGGAACGCCGTCCCACCGGCCGCACCTGGCACCACTACGTCTACCCGGATCGCGAGTTCGAACCTGGCGCACAGGAGGTGACCGGGCTGACCCTCGACTTCCTGGCCGACAAGCCGCGGTTCGCGGCCATCGCCGACGAGTTCCTGGCCTTCATCGCCGGTGCCGAACTGGTCATCCACAACGCGGCGTTCGACGTCGGCTTCCTCGACCACGAGCTGTCGCTGCTGGACGGCGGCCGCACCATCGGCGGGTGCGCCTCGGTGCTCGACTCGCTCGAGCTGGCGCGCCAGCGCTTCCCGGGGCAGCGCAACTCGCTGGACGCCCTTTGCCGGCGGCTGGGCGTGGACAACGCCCATCGCCAGCTGCACGGCGCGCTGCTCGACGCCCAGCTGCTGGCCGAGGTCTACCTCGCGCTGACCGCGGGCCAGACCGAGCTCGGCCTGGCCGGGCCGTCGCCGGCGGACCAGGCGGTGGTGCGCCTCGACCTGCCGCGCGCGGGAGCGCTGGCTCCCCGCCCGCGGGTCGCGGTGCTGGAGGACGAAGTGGCGGCGCATCTTGCACGCGTCGCGGCGATCCGCGGCCGCGCCGGGCTGGCGCTGTGGGATGAACCCGAAGAGGCGACGCGGGCGGCCGAGATCGCCTGA
- a CDS encoding DUF6165 family protein — MSEITVPVSFGELLDKISILQIKSERMSDEAKLANVRRELSALEKAWMAHPAAGGDIVRLRAELKAVNERLWDIEDEVRLKERAQAFDQAFVELARSVYLQNDERARIKKAINLALGSGYVEEKSYQDYAGGPAG, encoded by the coding sequence ATGTCCGAAATCACCGTCCCCGTCTCCTTCGGCGAGCTGCTGGACAAGATCTCGATCCTGCAGATCAAGTCCGAACGGATGAGCGACGAGGCCAAGCTGGCCAATGTCCGCCGCGAGCTGTCGGCGCTGGAGAAGGCCTGGATGGCGCATCCGGCCGCCGGCGGCGACATCGTGCGCCTGCGCGCGGAGCTCAAGGCGGTCAACGAGCGGTTGTGGGACATCGAGGACGAGGTGCGGCTGAAGGAGCGCGCGCAGGCCTTCGACCAGGCCTTCGTCGAGCTGGCGCGCAGCGTCTACCTGCAGAACGACGAGCGGGCGCGGATCAAGAAGGCGATCAACCTCGCCCTGGGCTCAGGCTACGTCGAGGAAAAGTCCTACCAGGACTACGCGGGCGGACCCGCGGGCTGA
- a CDS encoding glycosyltransferase family 9 protein — MPQPHSAPPRSICLLRLSALGDVTHVLPLVRTLQRAWPEVALTWIIGKGEQRLLDGLPGVDFVVYDKKTGREGMRGLRRELAGRRFDALLLMQLALRANVLSRAVRAPRRIGYDRARSKELHGLFVNERIPADTGGHVLDVLGAFARPLGLRQEQIEWNLPVPDDAHAWARAQWPDDGRPTLVVSPCSSHPLRNWSAERNAAVAAHAAAQGWRVVLCGGRSGLERDTADAILAQAGVPLLDLVGKDTLKQLPALLARADLVMTPDSGPTHIANAMGTKVLGLYAATDPARSGPYSDRRYCVDRYDEAARLYLRQPAAALRWGTKIEREGVMDLISVDDAIGAFERYRADHPRRATPGQPAGPPA; from the coding sequence TTGCCGCAGCCCCATTCCGCTCCCCCGCGCTCGATCTGCCTGCTGCGCCTGTCCGCGCTGGGGGACGTGACCCATGTGCTGCCACTGGTGCGCACGCTCCAGCGCGCATGGCCGGAGGTCGCGCTGACCTGGATCATCGGCAAGGGCGAGCAGCGCCTGCTCGACGGACTGCCCGGCGTCGACTTCGTGGTCTACGACAAGAAGACCGGCCGCGAGGGCATGCGCGGCCTGCGTCGCGAGCTCGCCGGCCGCAGGTTCGACGCGCTCCTGCTGATGCAGCTCGCGCTGCGCGCCAACGTGCTATCGCGCGCGGTGCGGGCGCCGCGCCGCATCGGCTACGACCGCGCACGCTCGAAGGAACTGCACGGACTGTTCGTCAACGAGCGGATCCCGGCCGACACCGGCGGGCACGTGCTGGACGTGCTGGGCGCCTTCGCCCGCCCGCTGGGGCTGCGCCAGGAGCAGATCGAGTGGAACCTCCCCGTGCCCGACGACGCCCACGCGTGGGCGCGCGCCCAGTGGCCAGACGACGGCCGCCCGACGCTGGTGGTATCGCCCTGCTCCAGCCATCCGCTGCGCAACTGGAGCGCCGAGCGCAACGCCGCCGTCGCCGCGCACGCCGCCGCGCAGGGCTGGCGCGTGGTGCTGTGCGGTGGGCGCAGCGGGCTGGAGCGGGACACCGCCGACGCCATCCTCGCGCAGGCGGGCGTCCCGCTGCTCGACCTGGTGGGCAAGGACACGCTGAAACAGCTGCCGGCGCTGCTGGCACGCGCCGACCTGGTGATGACGCCGGATTCCGGTCCGACGCACATCGCCAATGCCATGGGCACCAAGGTGCTCGGCCTGTATGCGGCCACCGATCCGGCCCGCAGCGGTCCCTACTCCGACCGCCGCTACTGCGTCGACCGCTACGACGAGGCCGCGCGCCTCTACCTGCGCCAGCCGGCCGCGGCGCTGCGTTGGGGCACGAAGATCGAGCGCGAAGGCGTGATGGACCTGATCAGCGTGGACGATGCGATCGGCGCGTTCGAACGCTACCGGGCCGACCACCCGCGCCGAGCGACGCCAGGTCAGCCCGCGGGTCCGCCCGCGTAG